The proteins below come from a single Melospiza georgiana isolate bMelGeo1 chromosome 4, bMelGeo1.pri, whole genome shotgun sequence genomic window:
- the MYF6 gene encoding myogenic factor 6, which yields MMDLFETGSYFFYLDGENGALQQLEMAEGSPLYPGSDGTLSPCQDQMQPEAGSDSSGEEHVLAPPGLQPPHFPGQCLIWACKTCKRKSAPTDRRKAATLRERRRLKKINEAFEALKRRTVANPNQRLPKVEILRSAISYIERLQDLLHRLDQQEKMQEIGGDPFSFSPKQGNIPSSDFLSTCSSDWQSVSDHSRALGVSPKEGVSAVESSASSSLRCLSSIVDSISSDDPKLPNAEEAVEK from the exons ATGATGGACCTTTTTGAAACTGGCTCCTATTTCTTCTACTTGGATGGGGAGAATGGAGCCCTGCAACAGCTGGAGATGGCTGAGGGATCCCCGCTGTACCCAGGCAGCGATGGCACCTTGTCTCCATGTCAGGACCAAATGCAGCCGGAGGCCGGCAGTGACAGCAGCGGAGAGGAGCATGTGCTGGCACCCCCGGGACTACAACCCCCTCACTTCCCCGGCCAGTGTTTGATCTGGGCTTGTAAAACTTGCAAGAGAAAGTCGGCCCCCACGGACAGACGGAAAGCAGCCACCCTGcgggagaggagaaggctgaaGAAGATCAACGAAGCCTTCGAGGCTCTGAAAAGGCGGACTGTGGCCAACCCCAACCAGAGGCTGCCCAAGGTGGAGATACTGAGGAGCGCCATCAGCTACATCGAGAGGCTGCAGGACCTCTTGCACAGGCTGGATCAGCAGGAGAAAATGCAGGAGATCGGGGGGGACCCCTTCAGCTTCAGCCCCAAGCAGGGAAAT ATCCCCAGCTCGGACTTcctgagcacctgcagctccGACTGGCAAAGCGTTTCCGACCATTCCCGAGCCCTGGGAGTCAGCCCCAAAGAAG GAGTCTCCGCTGTCGAGTCGTCGGCCTCCAGCAGCCTTCGCTGCCTCTCCTCGATAGTGGACAGTATTTCTTCCGACGATCCCAAACTGCCCAACGCGGAGGAAGCGGTGGAGAAATAA